The following proteins are co-located in the Solanum pennellii chromosome 8, SPENNV200 genome:
- the LOC107028539 gene encoding monocopper oxidase-like protein SKU5 has translation MASSTWSFLITLICIFLFMGLSYAGDPFKFFNFEVSYIDASPLGVSQQVIAINGKFPGPTLNVTTNDNVVVNVRNKLDEELLLHWSGVQQKRSTWQDGLPGTNCPIPPKWNWTYQFQVKDQIGSFFYFPSLHFQRASGGFGGITINNREEIPIPFDFPYGDITIMIGDWYTRNHTSLRSTLLAGKDLGKPDGVLINGKGPYRYNDTIVPDGIDYETITVHPGKTYRIRVSNVGISTSLNFRIQNHNLLLAEAEGSYTVQQNYTSLDIHVGQTYSFLVSMDQNASSDYYIVASARFVNQSQWQRVTGVGILKYTNSKGKAHGPLPEPPQDEFDKTFSMNQARSIRWNVTASGARPNPQGSFRYGSINVTEIYVVQNTPPKVVDGKRRTTLNGISFVNPKTPIRLADQYKLKGVYKLDFPTAPLTGPPKMETSIINGTYRGFMEVIFQNNDTKMHTYHMSGYAFFVVGMDFGVWSNNSRGTYNKWDGIARTTTQVFPGAWTAILVSLDNVGVWNLRTENLDSWFLGQETYIRVVNSEPTNKTELPMPDNALFCGQLGKLQKPQDISYATSMRGNESKFSFMIIMLVSAILVVFH, from the exons ATGGCTTCTTCTACTTGGTCTTTCTTAATTACCCTTATCTGCATTTTCTTGTTTATGGGGTTAAGTTATGCTGGAGATCCATTTAAGTTTTTTAACTTTGAGGTCTCTTATATCGATGCTTCTCCACTTGGGGTGTCTCAACAG GTTATTGCTATTAATGGAAAGTTTCCTGGACCAACTCTGAATGTAACTACTAATGACAATGTTGTTGTTAATGTGAGGAACAAATTAGATGAAGAGCTTCTCTTACATTG GTCTGGGGTTCAGCAGAAGAGGAGTACCTGGCAAGATGGTTTACCAGGAACAAACTGTCCTATTCCTCCAAAGTGGAACTGGACTTACCAATTTCAGGTCAAGGACCAAATTGGTAGTTTCTTTTATTTCCCTTCTCTGCATTTTCAGAGAGCATCAGGTGGTTTTGGTGGAATTACTATTAATAACAGGGAGGAAATCCCAATTCCTTTTGATTTTCCATATGgtgatataactattatgattgGTGATTGGTACACAAGAAATCACACG TCTTTGAGGAGCACTCTTCTTGCTGGCAAAGATCTAGGAAAACCAGATGGTGTTTTAATTAATGGGAAAGGTCCTTACAGATATAACGATACTATTGTGCCTGATGGCATTGACTATGAAACAATCACTGTCCATCCAG GCAAAACCTATCGAATTCGTGTAAGCAATGTAGGAATATCAACCAGCTTGAACTTCAGAATTCAGAATCATAACTTACTTTTGGCAGAAGCAGAGGGATCATACACTGTGCAGCAAAATTATACTAGCTTAGATATACATGTTGGACAAACTTACTCTTTTTTGGTATCCATGGATCAGAATGCAAGTTCTGATTACTATATTGTGGCGAGTGCCAGATTTGTGAACCAATCACAATGGCAAAGAGTCACTGGTGTAGGCATTTTGAAATACACAAACTCGAAAGGAAAGGCACACGGCCCCCTTCCTGAACCACCACAAGATGAATTCGACAAAACTTTTTCCATGAACCAGGCGAGATCTATCAG GTGGAATGTAACTGCCAGCGGAGCTCGTCCTAATCCTCAAGGTTCTTTCAGATATGGCTCAATTAATGTGACAGAGATATACGTGGTCCAAAATACGCCACCAAAGGTGGTAGATGGAAAAAGGAGAACAACACTTAATGGGATTTCATTTGTTAATCCTAAAACACCAATCAGACTTGCTGACCAGTACAAATTAAAGGGTGTATATAAGCTAGATTTCCCTACGGCACCACTAACCGGACCTCCTAAGATGGAAACCTCTATTATCAATGGTACCTACAGGGGATTTATGGAAGTGATATTTCAAAACAATGATACTAAAATGCACACATACCATATGAGTGGGTATGCCTTTTTCGTGGTCGG GATGGATTTTGGCGTGTGGTCAAATAATAGTAGGGGTACTTACAACAAGTGGGATGGAATAGCTCGTACCACAACACAG GTTTTCCCCGGGGCATGGACAGCAATCTTGGTCTCCCTTGACAATGTTGGAGTTTGGAACCTGAGGACAGAAAACCTGGACTCGTGGTTTCTAGGACAAGAAACATACATCAGGGTTGTTAACTCCGAGCCTACTAACAAGACAGAGTTGCCAATGCCAGACAATGCTCTCTTCTGTGGTCAACTTGGCAAACTACAAAA GCCACAAGATATATCATATGCAACATCCATGAGAGGCAACGAGTCGAAATTCTCCTTCATGATTATCATGCTAGTATCCGCGATACTCGTTGTGTTCCATTAG